The Pedobacter mucosus genome window below encodes:
- a CDS encoding glycosyltransferase family 2 protein, giving the protein MKIAVLLACFNRKEKTLSCLESVYTQDLPKNVELTVYLTDDNSSDGTREAVAERYPKVKVFKGSGSLFWAGGMRNSWTNALAAPTDYFFLLNDDTILEKNAISRLLDHYKKPSSVSSIAVGSTFDSENQVISYGGIKLYNQKKVHYHSVYSEVETIECDMSNANIMLVPTEIVQKIGILSDKYTHSIADLDYTLRANKAGFKVALVPGILGSCADDHGNNWKSSNSSLRERINYLKSPKGLAYKEYLGFIKTHFPSHVPEAFVKLWLKTLFPVLWDKFKK; this is encoded by the coding sequence ATGAAAATAGCCGTATTACTTGCTTGTTTTAATCGTAAAGAAAAAACTCTTTCCTGCTTGGAAAGTGTATACACGCAAGATTTGCCTAAAAATGTTGAACTTACCGTATACTTAACTGATGATAATTCTTCAGACGGAACCAGAGAAGCTGTTGCTGAAAGATATCCAAAAGTTAAAGTTTTTAAAGGAAGCGGAAGTTTATTTTGGGCAGGTGGAATGCGTAATTCATGGACAAATGCATTAGCCGCCCCTACTGATTATTTTTTTCTTCTAAACGATGATACCATTTTAGAAAAAAATGCCATTTCGAGACTTTTAGATCATTATAAAAAACCTTCATCAGTTTCTTCGATTGCGGTTGGTAGCACGTTCGATAGTGAAAATCAGGTTATATCGTATGGAGGTATAAAACTTTATAATCAAAAAAAAGTTCACTACCACAGCGTCTACAGCGAAGTTGAAACCATTGAATGCGACATGTCGAACGCTAATATCATGTTAGTGCCTACGGAAATTGTTCAAAAAATTGGGATTTTATCAGATAAATATACGCACAGTATTGCCGACCTGGATTATACTTTAAGAGCAAATAAAGCTGGCTTTAAAGTGGCTTTGGTGCCTGGCATTTTAGGTAGTTGTGCTGATGATCATGGAAACAATTGGAAATCATCAAATTCATCTTTAAGAGAAAGAATAAATTATTTAAAAAGCCCTAAAGGTTTAGCTTACAAGGAGTATTTAGGATTTATAAAAACACATTTCCCAAGTCATGTGCCTGAAGCATTTGTTAAACTTTGGCTAAAAACACTTTTCCCTGTTTTATGGGACAAATTTAAAAAATAG
- a CDS encoding glycosyltransferase, with translation MEKRIIIGVFCYNRAAKLKKCIEALLKNPECASMDIVFFSDGYKKESDKQAILEVRAYIDSITGFKSVIKHYRDRNFSTGPNFRTGLTFLSENYDEFIVVEDDLIVSPNYIKYLLDGLDFYRSDKSVFCITAYVFPIHAENYKYDTIVYKRFCSYGWAGWGNRFPNLIWDEDELENLMNTSPGFKKRLNAEGQDLYRMLKKQISGVISTWDIQMQTHVAENRLKVIYPTLSKVSNIGFDDESTNTSGLNYLISPVDDGTKRIFNFCDANNIVPALQAQIKKPYGFKSLVIRKLINEFLKFTNRIKKAG, from the coding sequence ATGGAAAAGCGAATTATAATCGGTGTATTCTGTTACAATAGAGCTGCAAAATTAAAAAAATGCATCGAAGCTTTGTTAAAAAATCCAGAATGCGCATCAATGGATATTGTTTTTTTTAGCGACGGTTATAAAAAAGAAAGTGATAAACAAGCAATATTAGAGGTTAGGGCTTACATTGATTCCATAACAGGATTTAAAAGCGTAATTAAACATTACCGTGATCGTAATTTTAGTACTGGCCCGAACTTCCGTACCGGCTTAACTTTTCTAAGCGAAAATTATGATGAGTTTATTGTTGTGGAGGATGATTTAATAGTTTCGCCCAACTACATAAAGTATTTGTTAGATGGATTGGATTTCTACAGAAGCGATAAATCGGTTTTTTGCATTACCGCTTATGTGTTCCCTATTCATGCAGAAAATTATAAATATGATACCATTGTTTATAAGAGATTTTGCTCTTACGGTTGGGCAGGATGGGGAAATCGCTTCCCTAATTTAATTTGGGATGAGGATGAATTAGAGAATTTGATGAATACTTCTCCAGGATTTAAAAAAAGGCTAAATGCAGAAGGTCAGGATTTATACAGAATGTTGAAGAAACAAATTTCTGGCGTAATATCAACTTGGGATATTCAAATGCAAACCCACGTAGCAGAAAACCGCTTGAAAGTAATTTATCCAACTTTATCAAAAGTTAGCAACATCGGTTTTGATGATGAATCAACCAATACTTCAGGATTAAATTATTTAATTAGTCCTGTTGATGATGGTACTAAAAGAATCTTTAATTTCTGCGATGCAAATAATATTGTGCCTGCATTACAAGCTCAAATTAAAAAACCATATGGATTTAAATCGCTCGTAATTAGAAAATTGATTAACGAATTTTTAAAGTTTACAAATAGAATTAAGAAAGCTGGATAA
- a CDS encoding glycosyltransferase, which translates to MKVLVVHTYYKQRGGEDSVVENEIELLKSNNITVELLSFFNQGNTFLKFLQSPFNYQSYNITLKKLNEFKPDIVHIHNLHFSGSVAVLYAIKKLKIPIVITLHNYRLVCPSGSLFYKGKPFYNSLNGGFPWAATKMGVYQDSKFKTFWLSLTIYLQQKLGILNDVDKFILLGKHSKEIFLKSPLKHLTDRMIIKPNFSPISATDVSFPKTSSFLFIGRLTEEKGINVLLKAFKGSDHKIKIVGTGPLESLVQEYSASNLNIEFLGEQNREEVNHLLEKCTALIFPSIWFETFGMVIIEAFAKGKPVIASNLGNISNLIKDGYNGYLFEPGSENDLYEKIISYINLDENTKTLLSFNAKKSHLDLYSPQVNITQLLKIYQEAITTKLNLL; encoded by the coding sequence ATGAAGGTACTGGTAGTTCATACTTATTACAAGCAGCGAGGAGGCGAAGATAGTGTAGTTGAAAATGAAATTGAACTGTTAAAAAGTAATAATATAACTGTCGAATTACTTAGTTTTTTTAACCAAGGAAACACGTTTTTAAAGTTTTTACAAAGTCCGTTCAATTATCAATCTTACAATATTACTTTAAAGAAATTAAATGAATTTAAGCCTGATATAGTTCATATTCATAACTTGCATTTCAGCGGATCTGTTGCCGTTTTATATGCCATAAAAAAATTAAAAATTCCGATTGTTATTACATTACATAACTACAGGCTTGTATGCCCATCAGGTAGTTTGTTTTATAAAGGGAAGCCGTTTTATAACTCTTTAAATGGCGGTTTCCCTTGGGCAGCAACAAAAATGGGTGTTTATCAGGATTCTAAATTTAAAACATTCTGGCTTTCGTTAACCATATATCTTCAGCAAAAATTAGGCATTTTAAATGATGTAGATAAATTTATTTTATTAGGTAAGCACTCAAAAGAGATCTTTTTAAAATCTCCATTAAAGCACCTTACAGACAGGATGATAATCAAGCCTAATTTTTCTCCAATTTCAGCTACAGATGTTTCTTTTCCAAAAACATCCAGTTTCCTTTTTATAGGGCGATTAACAGAAGAAAAAGGAATTAATGTTTTACTTAAGGCTTTCAAAGGAAGTGATCATAAAATAAAAATTGTTGGTACCGGACCGTTAGAAAGCCTTGTACAAGAATACTCAGCAAGCAACTTAAATATCGAGTTTTTAGGCGAACAAAATCGAGAAGAAGTTAATCACTTACTAGAAAAGTGTACTGCGCTTATTTTTCCGTCTATATGGTTTGAAACCTTCGGAATGGTGATAATAGAAGCATTTGCAAAAGGTAAACCAGTGATTGCCTCTAATTTAGGAAATATCTCGAACTTAATTAAAGATGGTTATAATGGTTATCTTTTCGAACCTGGAAGCGAAAACGATTTATATGAAAAGATAATTAGCTATATTAATTTAGATGAAAACACTAAAACTTTGCTAAGTTTTAATGCTAAGAAAAGTCACTTAGATTTATATTCGCCACAGGTTAATATAACGCAACTGCTAAAAATATATCAAGAAGCTATCACTACAAAACTTAATTTATTATAA
- a CDS encoding WecB/TagA/CpsF family glycosyltransferase: protein MSNLNSMGVGYDLYTKTLNEFVLGKKMVINTINQYSFCMAEQDEEFKKALMNSDVLLPDGDGIVLAERFLTGKKIKKISGADLHAYLLSYLNKTKGKCFYLGSSSSTLDKIKNRLKREYPDLQANFYSPPFTQEFSDTDNEEMINSINEFKPDVLFVGLTAPKQEKWSIDHKQEIDAKLVCGIGAVFDFYAGTVERPSQVWIDMHLEWLGRFIQEPRRLWRRYLYYGPVYLYMIFKKKFSSDKSFKPQLPQRAA from the coding sequence ATGAGCAATTTAAATAGTATGGGTGTTGGTTACGATTTGTATACCAAAACATTAAATGAATTTGTTTTAGGGAAAAAAATGGTGATTAATACTATTAATCAGTATTCTTTTTGTATGGCAGAGCAGGATGAAGAATTTAAGAAAGCCTTAATGAATTCTGATGTGCTATTGCCTGATGGAGATGGAATTGTTTTGGCCGAACGATTTCTAACAGGGAAAAAAATAAAAAAAATATCGGGAGCTGATCTTCATGCATATTTGTTATCATATTTGAATAAAACCAAGGGCAAATGTTTTTACTTGGGTTCTTCTTCTTCAACACTAGATAAGATTAAGAATCGTTTAAAACGCGAATATCCAGACTTGCAGGCAAATTTTTATTCGCCACCTTTTACGCAAGAATTTAGCGATACAGATAATGAGGAAATGATAAATTCTATTAACGAATTTAAACCGGATGTTTTATTTGTTGGTTTAACTGCTCCTAAGCAAGAAAAATGGTCTATAGATCACAAGCAAGAAATAGATGCTAAGTTGGTTTGTGGAATAGGTGCTGTTTTTGATTTTTATGCTGGTACAGTAGAAAGACCAAGCCAGGTTTGGATAGATATGCATTTAGAATGGCTTGGAAGATTTATTCAAGAACCGAGAAGATTATGGAGGCGTTATCTTTATTACGGACCGGTTTATTTATATATGATTTTTAAGAAGAAATTTTCTTCAGATAAATCGTTTAAACCTCAGTTACCACAAAGAGCAGCTTAG
- a CDS encoding glycoside hydrolase family 55 protein, with protein MKKLIIVSALSALALLSCEKVPSPTLLNELNPQLSNNIPEQQFFSYGLVGDGQTDNTLALQTLIDTIKKPIYLKAGIYIINKTINLKPGSHIFGEESTVIKAGNSMSESLLENGRYFLADRADNAIINRINFGQSDRPYNWKEWNNACIFIINSKEVKIENCLFDFHLAYSKVGMEAVWITGSKAQNNVIRNNKIITLGIKYSENGADYTLVEKNNVLNSFSNALTANGNNDADNIIGCKIIGNTITNSGRMAIEDWGNTDGSFISNNIVNGTGMDPQQEIDGIAISAVGLNTSVIQNQVSNSKVYAIEVRGNYGVKVTGNLLKDNPISTGIILNYTFPALGNDLTAEIKGNNISNSAIGIHIFGEYEAKALITENTLINNINKSISIESAAQNYKLNISKNSFLFTEKTTKERYAIFSYSSYNPGAANQIINISSDTLTYNASAGGGSGTDFGIVIRTDKAIIDQVIIQGNNNKTTSGSAINAITTFGGKPIDVMIRNSKVYGASVDLNGFKNASLSGNNF; from the coding sequence ATGAAAAAACTAATAATTGTTAGTGCACTAAGTGCACTTGCTTTGCTATCTTGTGAAAAGGTTCCATCGCCTACGCTTTTAAACGAACTCAATCCTCAATTGAGCAATAACATTCCTGAACAGCAATTTTTTAGCTATGGCTTGGTTGGAGATGGACAGACGGATAATACGCTCGCATTACAAACGCTTATTGACACCATAAAAAAACCCATTTATCTTAAGGCTGGTATTTACATCATAAATAAAACGATTAACCTTAAACCAGGCTCCCATATTTTTGGTGAAGAATCTACCGTAATCAAAGCAGGAAATAGCATGTCGGAATCATTATTAGAAAATGGTAGATACTTTTTAGCTGACAGGGCAGATAATGCCATTATAAATCGAATAAATTTTGGTCAATCAGATCGTCCTTATAATTGGAAAGAATGGAATAACGCTTGTATTTTTATTATAAACAGCAAAGAAGTTAAAATAGAAAACTGTTTGTTCGATTTCCATTTAGCCTATAGCAAAGTAGGTATGGAAGCTGTGTGGATAACCGGATCAAAGGCTCAGAATAATGTAATTAGAAATAATAAAATAATAACGCTCGGTATTAAGTATAGCGAAAATGGAGCTGATTATACTTTGGTAGAAAAAAATAATGTACTTAATTCTTTTTCTAATGCGCTTACTGCAAATGGCAATAATGATGCAGATAATATTATAGGCTGCAAAATAATTGGTAATACGATAACAAATTCTGGCAGAATGGCTATTGAAGATTGGGGCAATACCGATGGATCTTTTATTAGTAACAATATTGTAAATGGTACAGGAATGGATCCGCAGCAAGAGATTGATGGAATTGCTATTTCTGCTGTAGGATTGAATACAAGTGTTATTCAAAACCAAGTTTCTAACAGTAAAGTTTATGCGATTGAAGTACGAGGAAATTATGGCGTAAAAGTAACTGGAAACCTTTTAAAGGATAATCCTATATCTACAGGAATTATCCTAAATTATACTTTTCCTGCTCTTGGCAATGATTTGACCGCAGAAATTAAAGGAAATAACATCAGTAATAGTGCAATCGGTATTCACATTTTTGGAGAATATGAAGCAAAGGCCTTAATTACTGAAAATACCCTTATAAATAACATTAACAAAAGTATTAGTATTGAAAGTGCAGCGCAGAATTATAAATTAAATATCTCAAAAAATAGCTTTTTGTTTACCGAAAAAACTACTAAAGAAAGGTATGCTATATTTAGTTATAGTAGCTATAATCCTGGTGCTGCAAATCAGATTATAAATATTTCTTCTGATACACTCACTTATAATGCTTCTGCTGGTGGTGGATCAGGTACCGATTTCGGCATTGTAATCCGTACAGATAAAGCAATCATTGATCAGGTTATAATTCAGGGTAATAATAACAAAACAACTTCAGGATCAGCAATTAATGCTATTACAACTTTTGGAGGAAAACCAATAGATGTAATGATTAGAAACAGTAAAGTATATGGTGCATCAGTTGATTTAAATGGCTTTAAAAATGCATCATTAAGTGGAAATAATTTTTAG
- a CDS encoding OmpA family protein, producing MKTKSIIAILPVLFLFFLSVNSKTISVDAKASKLLRTKAILAALTKNLEYDFNKPSIRGAYYTNLNKLADEVKENNYALSLSGHTDSIGRYKYNWVLSDKRANSIKEYLVSKGVKADRIVTTPFGSTVPIATNKTAAGRQKNRRVEIAIKEMSK from the coding sequence ATGAAAACCAAAAGTATCATCGCCATTTTGCCTGTATTATTTCTGTTTTTTCTAAGTGTTAACTCGAAAACGATCAGTGTTGACGCTAAGGCAAGCAAATTATTAAGAACGAAAGCTATTTTAGCAGCATTAACAAAAAATCTGGAATATGATTTTAATAAACCATCTATTAGAGGTGCTTATTATACGAATTTGAATAAACTAGCTGATGAGGTTAAAGAAAACAACTATGCCTTATCTTTAAGTGGTCATACAGATTCTATAGGTAGGTATAAGTACAACTGGGTATTATCTGATAAGAGAGCAAATAGCATTAAAGAGTATTTAGTAAGCAAAGGTGTTAAGGCAGACCGTATCGTTACTACACCATTTGGTAGTACTGTTCCAATTGCAACAAATAAAACTGCGGCTGGTAGACAAAAAAATAGGAGAGTAGAGATTGCAATTAAAGAAATGTCTAAATAA
- the radC gene encoding RadC family protein codes for MADYEQKLGIKLWAEEDRPREKLLLHGRRHLTDAELIAILISSGNKNESAVDLSKRILVFYENNLTKLGKASIPDLSKFKGIGEAKAISIVAALELGLRRKETLEEQVIQVTTSNDVFKYLNATFSHLNHEEFWILLLNRSNHIIGKYLISKGGQAGTVADPKIIFKVAIENNAANIVLAHNHPSGNLMPSDSDNKLTRDLVASGIMLGLYVVDHLIFANKRYYSYKDDDKV; via the coding sequence ATGGCAGACTACGAACAAAAATTAGGAATAAAACTTTGGGCTGAAGAAGATAGACCAAGAGAAAAACTTTTACTGCATGGCAGAAGGCATTTAACTGATGCAGAATTGATTGCGATTTTAATCAGTTCTGGTAATAAAAATGAATCTGCAGTAGATCTAAGTAAACGCATTTTAGTTTTTTACGAAAATAATTTAACAAAGCTAGGCAAAGCATCAATTCCTGACCTTTCAAAATTTAAAGGAATAGGAGAGGCTAAGGCTATTTCAATTGTGGCTGCATTGGAACTTGGGTTACGCCGAAAAGAAACACTTGAAGAACAAGTTATTCAAGTTACTACATCAAATGATGTTTTTAAATATTTAAACGCTACTTTCTCCCATCTAAATCATGAAGAATTCTGGATTCTTTTATTGAATAGATCCAATCATATAATAGGCAAATATTTAATCAGCAAAGGCGGGCAAGCTGGAACCGTGGCCGATCCGAAAATAATATTCAAAGTTGCAATAGAAAATAACGCAGCAAATATAGTTTTAGCTCACAATCATCCATCCGGTAACTTAATGCCAAGTGATAGCGATAATAAACTTACCAGGGATTTAGTTGCATCAGGAATAATGCTAGGTCTTTACGTTGTAGATCATTTAATTTTTGCAAATAAAAGATACTACAGTTATAAGGATGATGACAAAGTTTAA
- the rpsT gene encoding 30S ribosomal protein S20, with protein MANHKSSLKRIRANATKRLRNRYQAKTTRTFIKRLRAAEDKKSASDLLPKVISMLDRLAKKNIIHKNKAANNKSKLTKFVNALS; from the coding sequence ATGGCAAATCATAAATCTTCATTAAAAAGAATTAGAGCAAACGCTACAAAACGTTTACGTAACAGATATCAGGCAAAAACTACTCGTACCTTTATTAAAAGGTTACGTGCTGCAGAAGATAAAAAATCTGCATCAGATTTATTGCCTAAAGTAATCTCTATGTTAGATCGTTTGGCTAAAAAGAATATTATTCATAAAAATAAAGCTGCAAACAACAAATCGAAATTAACTAAATTTGTTAATGCTTTAAGTTAA
- a CDS encoding phosphoribosylglycinamide formyltransferase, which produces MKKRIAIFASGSGSNAQKLMEHFKRSNEIEISLVLTNNAEAYVLQRADNFEIPSHIFDKHEFYKTDVITDLLKNLDIDFIVLAGFLWLIPKNLIEAYPGRIVNIHPAILPKFGGKGMFGDHVHNAVMLAGESEGGITIHYVDENYDEGEYIYQAKYKIDKSDNLEMIKFKGQQLEHQHYPRIIEAVVKKIKK; this is translated from the coding sequence GTGAAAAAACGAATAGCCATATTTGCTTCAGGTTCGGGCTCTAATGCCCAAAAACTGATGGAGCATTTTAAACGCAGTAACGAGATAGAGATTTCCTTAGTTTTAACAAATAATGCCGAAGCTTATGTTTTGCAGAGAGCAGATAACTTCGAAATTCCCAGCCATATTTTTGATAAGCATGAATTTTATAAAACCGATGTTATAACCGATTTACTTAAGAATTTGGATATAGATTTTATTGTTTTGGCTGGATTTTTATGGCTAATTCCAAAAAATCTAATCGAAGCTTATCCAGGTCGGATTGTTAATATTCACCCAGCAATACTGCCTAAATTTGGTGGAAAGGGCATGTTTGGCGATCATGTTCATAATGCTGTTATGCTGGCCGGCGAATCGGAAGGCGGCATTACCATCCATTATGTGGATGAAAATTATGATGAAGGTGAATACATTTACCAGGCAAAGTATAAAATAGATAAATCCGATAACCTAGAAATGATAAAATTTAAAGGTCAGCAGTTAGAACATCAGCACTACCCAAGAATTATTGAAGCTGTTGTAAAGAAAATCAAAAAATAA